CACCGTGCCCTCCGGGTCCGGGTTGTGCACGGAGGTGTCCTCGGGGCGGGGCAGCGAGTTCCACAGGTGGCTGCCCGGGATCACCTTGGTGGCGCCCCGGCCCTTCTCCGACAGGTCGGACAGGACGTAGGCCACCTTGAGCGAGAACATCGGCCGAGGCAGGTTCGGGTCCATCGTCTCCGGGTCGGAGTTCTGCCGGTACCCGTCCTGGTGCCAGCCCCAGTAGGGCTTCTCCGGCTCCGCCGCCGGCGGGGTGACGTCCAGGTGGTTGTGGTGGGTGTAGATGTTCCAGCCGGCCAGGCCCCACATGTACGGGAAGGCGATCGGGTGGGTCAGCAGGTCGCCGAAGAGCTCGTCGCGCTCCAGGAAGCCCAGCAGGTGCAGGGTGCCGTCCTTGGTGGTGGTGCCCTTCGCCTTCTCCTCGGCGTAGACGCGGTCCACCGCCGCCTCCAGCGCCGCCCGGTGGTCCTCCGTCAGCACGTTGCGCAGCAGGAGGAAGCCCTGCTCGTGGAACTCCTTGCGGTCGGTGTCACTGATCGGTTCGTAACCGGTCCGGTCGCCGTAGTCGAACACCTCGACGTACCCCTCCCCATGAGGCGAAACCATTGCTGGCACAGGCCGCCGATCGTAACCCGCTGGTCTCGGGGCGGGACACTGCCCAGCACGATATGCGACCGTTGCCCGGACTGTGGGGAGCGGCGCGGTGACGATTCGTCACGGCTGTGGAGCGCGCCGCGGGTTATCGCCGGGAATGCCGGATTGCGCGGTGACTGCCGGTAAGGAGATCGGGGCCACTACGCCTCGGCGAAGACCTCCGCGACGACCTGCCCGGCGGCCGGGGCCTCGTCGGTCCGGTTCCAGGTGCCGTCGCGGGCCGTCCACTCCAGGTCGCCGAAGCGCACCCGCTTCACGCCGTGGTCCTGCGCGTGGGAGACCAGCCAGTGCGCGTACCGCCAGCCCCGGCGCTCGTCGGCGGCCGGGACCGTCAGGCCCGTCAGGTCCGCCGCGGTGCTCGCGCCGGCCAGGCCCCAGTCCAGCAGGAGGCCGCGGGTCAGCGCGCTCGCCGCGGCCTCGCCGCGCATCGCCGGGTCGCGCCCCACCGTGCAGGCGACCGCGCCGGTGGCGTGTCCGACCAGGGCCCGGGTCAGCACCTCGGACTCGTCCGCCCATTTCTGGTACGCCTCCGGGAAGGCCGAGCGCTGCACCTTCTGCGCCGCGTCGGTGACCCGCATCCGCTCCCAGCCGCGCACCTTCTTCAGCCCGGCGTAGAACTTCCCGGCCGCGTAGCGGGGGTCACGGATCTGCTCCGGGGTGCCCCAACCCTGGCTGGGGCGCTGCTGGAACAGCCCGACCGAGTCGCGGTCACCGCCGGCGAGGTTGCGCAGGCCGGATTCCTGGTAGGCGGTGGCCAGCGCGACGACGACGGCCCGCTCGGGCATCTTCCGCTGGATGCCGATGGCCGCGATCGTCGCCGCGTTGGCCATCTGGTCGGGGTCCAGGGCCACGCGCCCGTCCGCCTGCACCGTGCAGGTCCGGCTGGCCAGGGGGAGGCGCAACTGCCCGCCCATCTGCCGGATGACGATCCAGATCCCGACCGCGGCGAGGACGACGAGGACGACGCCGCCCGCCACGACTGCCCGAGTACGCACCCACACCCCCTGATCGACAGTCCGACAAGCGTACGTCCCTCGTGGTGCCTTCCGGGGTCGTCCGACCGGTTCTCCACGCCTGCCCGCGCGACGCGCGCCGGCGTTACCGGTCGGCGCCCGCGGCGGCGTCGCCGTCGGCGGCGGGCACCCAGCTCGCCGGCCGCTTCTCCCGGAACGCCAGGACGCCCTCGCGTCCCTCCTCCGACAGGAAGTACCCGGTCGAGAGGGTGGACAGGCCGGCGATCTCCGTCCGCAGGTCCACGGCGGGCGGCCGGCGCAGCAACTGCTTCGCCCCGGCCAGCGCGCCCGGAGCCCCCCGCACCAGAGAGTCGCAGTACCCCGCAACCGCCGCTTCCAGTCCGTCCGCCGGCCCGGCGGCGGTGACCAGGCCGATCTCGGCCGCCCGCCGGCCGTCGAAGGTGTCGCCGGTCAGGTAGAGCTCGGCCGCCGCGCGGGGGTGCAGGCGGGGCAGCACGGTCGCGGAGATCACCGCCGGCACCACGCCGATCCGCACCTCGGTGAAGGCGAACGTCGCCTCCAGCGCGCACACCGCCAGGTCCGCCGCCGCGATGAGACCGAGGCCGCCCGCCCGGGCCGGGCCGGCCACCTTCGCCACCACCGGCTTCGGGCACTCCCAGACCGCCGCGAGCACGTCGCCGAGCATCCCGGCCGGCACGGTCCCGCTGGCGTACGCGGCGGCCGTCTCCTTCAGGTCCGCCCCGGAACAGAAGACCGGGCCCGTGTGGTCGAGCACGATCACGCGTACGGCGTCGTCGGCGACCGCCTCGGCGAGGCCGGCCAGCAGCTGGGTCATCAGCGGCGTGGAGAGCGCGTTGCGGTTGTGCGGGCTGTCCAGGGTGAGGGTGGTCACCCCACGGGCCGTGGCGGCCCGCACGAGCACGTCGGGAGAGGTCATGGAAGGGCACACTAGTGGCCATGCCCGGCGTCCTTCCAGAAGGCGAAACCGTCCCCGTCGACGGTTCGCTGCCCGCCACCGCCACCCGAGCCGTCGGCGCGCGTGGCTTCGGCGTCTACGTGCACGTGCCGTTCTGCGCCAGCCGCTGCGGCTATTGCGACTTCAACACGTACACCGCCGCCGAACTGGGCGGCGGGGCGGGCCGGGAGGGCTACGCCGACACCGTGCTGGCCGAGCTGTCCCTCGCCCGCCGGGTGCTGGGCGACGCCCCGCCGCCCCGGGTCGACACGGTCTTCGTCGGCGGCGGCACCCCGACCCTGCTCCCCGCCGACGACCTGGCCCGGATCCTCGACGGCATCGACCGCACCTGGGGGCTCGCGCCCGACGCCGAGGTGACCACCGAGGCCAACCCGGAGTCGGTCACGCCGGAGTCGCTGAAGGCGCTGCGGGCCGCCGGCTACACCCGGATCTCGCTGGGCATGCAGTCCGCCGCGCCGGGCGTGCTGGCGATCCTCGACCGTACGCACAGCGCCGGCCGGGCCGTCGCCGCCGCCCGCGAGGCGCGCGACGCCGGGTTCGACCACGTCAACCTCGACCTGATCTACGGCACGCCGGGGGAGACCGGGGCGGACTTCGCCGCCTCGCTGGACCAGGTCGTCGCCGCCGGGGTGGACCACGTC
Above is a genomic segment from Micromonospora sp. M71_S20 containing:
- a CDS encoding phytanoyl-CoA dioxygenase family protein encodes the protein MVSPHGEGYVEVFDYGDRTGYEPISDTDRKEFHEQGFLLLRNVLTEDHRAALEAAVDRVYAEEKAKGTTTKDGTLHLLGFLERDELFGDLLTHPIAFPYMWGLAGWNIYTHHNHLDVTPPAAEPEKPYWGWHQDGYRQNSDPETMDPNLPRPMFSLKVAYVLSDLSEKGRGATKVIPGSHLWNSLPRPEDTSVHNPDPEGTVEITANPGDAFIFDRRQWHSRSTNLSTITRKMLFVGYTYRWIRPLDELHIDKDGEWWANRTPVQRQLCGEGTHTANYWGINWDGYIDDEIPLRKELKQRGLLDRSVPWLR
- the hemW gene encoding radical SAM family heme chaperone HemW: MPGVLPEGETVPVDGSLPATATRAVGARGFGVYVHVPFCASRCGYCDFNTYTAAELGGGAGREGYADTVLAELSLARRVLGDAPPPRVDTVFVGGGTPTLLPADDLARILDGIDRTWGLAPDAEVTTEANPESVTPESLKALRAAGYTRISLGMQSAAPGVLAILDRTHSAGRAVAAAREARDAGFDHVNLDLIYGTPGETGADFAASLDQVVAAGVDHVSAYALIVEDGTRLAARMRRGELPYPSDDVAADRYLAAEAALDAAGLSWYEVSNWARDEAARCRHNLLYWTGADWWGLGPGAHSHVGGVRWWNVKHPTTYAKRLAAGDSPGLAREVLTADEAHMEDVMLRLRLASGLPLAALDDAGRAGAARALADGLLAADEHAAGRAVLTLRGRLLADAVVRDLLP
- a CDS encoding enoyl-CoA hydratase-related protein yields the protein MTSPDVLVRAATARGVTTLTLDSPHNRNALSTPLMTQLLAGLAEAVADDAVRVIVLDHTGPVFCSGADLKETAAAYASGTVPAGMLGDVLAAVWECPKPVVAKVAGPARAGGLGLIAAADLAVCALEATFAFTEVRIGVVPAVISATVLPRLHPRAAAELYLTGDTFDGRRAAEIGLVTAAGPADGLEAAVAGYCDSLVRGAPGALAGAKQLLRRPPAVDLRTEIAGLSTLSTGYFLSEEGREGVLAFREKRPASWVPAADGDAAAGADR